The following nucleotide sequence is from Ailuropoda melanoleuca isolate Jingjing chromosome 12, ASM200744v2, whole genome shotgun sequence.
GTTTCTCCCCCGTGTGAACTCTCTGATGAGACTGCAGCTGTGAAGAGCGACTGAAGACCTTGCCACACACATCACATTTGTacggtttctctccagtgtggacaCTCTGATGAAGCTGAAGACTTGAGGCCTGACTGAAGTGCTTCCCACACTCCCCACACttgtagggtttctctcctgtgtggacCCTCTGATGCATGTCAAGATTCAAGCTCCACTTGAAGCCCTTCCCACACTCCTCACATTTGTACGGCTTTTCTCCAGTGTGGACTTTCTGATGGGCTTGGAGGTGTGAACTGCGACCGAAACTCTTCCCACACTCCTCACATTTGAATGGTTTCTCTCCACTGTGGACTCTCTGGTGTGCCAGAAGATTTGACGCCTGCCTGAATACTTTCCCACACTCCTCACAATTATacggtttctctcctgtgtggatTCTGCAGTGAATTTTGAGATCGGCTCTACGACTGAATCCCTTCCCACACTCTTCACATTTGTATGGCTTCTCACCTGTATGGATCAGCTGGTGAATCTGAAGCCGGGAACTCTGATTGAAGCCCTGCCCACACTCCTCACACTTGTAAGGTTTCTCTACGCTGTGTGCCTTCAGATGGATTTGAAGATACGAACTCTGACTGAAGCCCTTTCCGCATACCTcacatttatagggtttctccCCTGTGTGGACCACCAGATGAACTTGATAATGGGAGTTCCTCCTGAAGCTCTTCCCACACTCATCACATTTGTAtggcttctctcctgtgtggacTCTCTGATGTGCTTGGAGATTTGAACTCAGAGTAAAGCCTTTACCACACACATTACATATGTAGgatttctctccagtgtgaacaCCCTGATGGGCCTGAAGACTTGAAGGCCGACTAAAGCCTTTACCACATTCCTCACATTTGTAGGGTTTTTCTCCTGTGTGGACCCTCTGATGAATGTATAGATTTGAGCTACAAATGAAGCCCTTCCCACACTCCTCACATTTGTACGGCTTCTCCCCTGTGTGGACTCTCTGATGGGATTGAAGATGTGAATTCCGACTGAAGCTTTTACCACATGCATCACATCTGAATggtttctccccagtgtggacCCTCTGATGGTCCTGGAGATGAGAGGCCTGACTGAAGGCCCTCCCACACGCCTCACAATggtagggtttctctcctgtgtggacTTTGCAGTGAACAGTAAGTGCTGATCTACGACCAAAGCTTTTCCCACACTCCTCACATTTAAATGGCTTCTCTACCGTGTGGACTTTCTGATGGGTTTGCAGAAGTGAGCTCTGACCGAATTCCTTACCACACTCACCACAATTATGGCCTTTCTCTCCCACGTGAGCTCTCTGATGAATACGAAGAACTGAGCTATAACGGAAGCCTTTTCCACACTCACTACAGGTATGAGACTTTGCTTTTGAGTGTAACCGCTGATGAAGATCAAAGGTGGAGAGATCACTGAAGGTTTTTTCACATTCATTACATCGGTAAGGTTTTTGTCCTGAGTGAGTCATGCTCTCCTGGTCCAGTGTTGAAATCTTCACGCTGTCTTTCTCATGATCATCGTCGCTGTAAGACTGGTCACTTCTGTGTATTCCACGATCTAGGTGCTGTGAAATCCAACTGATGATATCAACATCCTGTTTACACTGACACAGGtgatttttcacagaaatttgcTGGTATCTGTTCCGATAAGTCTGTGACTCGGTCAAAGAAGTTCTCTTCCACGAGTCCTGGGCTCTCAAAATTACAAAGTCTGAGTTTTCAGTACTATTAGAACCATCCACTTTACAATTTAGTATACAGTTCTCATCTTCAGAAATTTGAAGAGCGAGTCCTGCCCCAAGCTGGCAGGGGGAATCACCTTGTTTGTGAAGCTGAGAACTATTTATCATGGAGTTCTGACACCTGGATAGGTCATCGGCAATGTGCTGCCAGATTTGCCAGCAGGAAAGCTCTTCATGTGGTCCTCTGTCTTGAACGGTCCTCAGCTCACTTTGATTGTTCCCTCCTACAGGACAGAATTCAGAGATGCAGACAAGTGAAAACTTTGTTCGCAGAGTCAAGATTTCACACTTAGGACATAGTAGGAGACATGAATGAACTTCAGGATGTTCAGCTTATCTTTTTCACCATATATGAAATACCGTGGCTTATATACTGATTGAAACCAACCACTTAGCATGAATGAAAtccatcttaaaaaaatcactgccatCTGACACACGATTTAcgtcatttttcaaaaattacatgTCTTTCCCACCACAGTACAGTATCAATAAAGACAAGCATTTTGCAGTGTTGACGGCTTTTAACAGTGCCTAGCAGTTAGTAGGTGTTCAAGAAATGCATGCACAGACGGATCCCAATCTGATGTCTGAGATTATCGAGAATTCTAAATCCCAGTTTAAGTGTAAACAAGTCAGAGTAACAAAAGAGCTTTTACAAATAAGGTATGTGAAATAGGGCAAGGATGGGAAAATGCTAAGAAGCTGAAAGGCTGCACCAGAGACAGCAGTATACTAAGGGGGTATTGAGGAGAAAATTAAGGgtgctaaagaaagaaaag
It contains:
- the ZNF226 gene encoding zinc finger protein 226 isoform X3 → MINSSQLHKQGDSPCQLGAGLALQISEDENCILNCKVDGSNSTENSDFVILRAQDSWKRTSLTESQTYRNRYQQISVKNHLCQCKQDVDIISWISQHLDRGIHRSDQSYSDDDHEKDSVKISTLDQESMTHSGQKPYRCNECEKTFSDLSTFDLHQRLHSKAKSHTCSECGKGFRYSSVLRIHQRAHVGEKGHNCGECGKEFGQSSLLQTHQKVHTVEKPFKCEECGKSFGRRSALTVHCKVHTGEKPYHCEACGRAFSQASHLQDHQRVHTGEKPFRCDACGKSFSRNSHLQSHQRVHTGEKPYKCEECGKGFICSSNLYIHQRVHTGEKPYKCEECGKGFSRPSSLQAHQGVHTGEKSYICNVCGKGFTLSSNLQAHQRVHTGEKPYKCDECGKSFRRNSHYQVHLVVHTGEKPYKCEVCGKGFSQSSYLQIHLKAHSVEKPYKCEECGQGFNQSSRLQIHQLIHTGEKPYKCEECGKGFSRRADLKIHCRIHTGEKPYNCEECGKVFRQASNLLAHQRVHSGEKPFKCEECGKSFGRSSHLQAHQKVHTGEKPYKCEECGKGFKWSLNLDMHQRVHTGEKPYKCGECGKHFSQASSLQLHQSVHTGEKPYKCDVCGKVFSRSSQLQSHQRVHTGEKPYKCETCGKSFSWRSNLTIHHRIHAGDKSYKSSRSGKNIRESTQEKGCIK
- the ZNF226 gene encoding zinc finger protein 226 isoform X1, with translation MSMFKEAVTFKDVAVAFTEEELGLLDSSQRKLYQDVMLENFRNLVSVGHQPFKRDKWHIEREERLWLMKTATQIERNVGGNNQSELRTVQDRGPHEELSCWQIWQHIADDLSRCQNSMINSSQLHKQGDSPCQLGAGLALQISEDENCILNCKVDGSNSTENSDFVILRAQDSWKRTSLTESQTYRNRYQQISVKNHLCQCKQDVDIISWISQHLDRGIHRSDQSYSDDDHEKDSVKISTLDQESMTHSGQKPYRCNECEKTFSDLSTFDLHQRLHSKAKSHTCSECGKGFRYSSVLRIHQRAHVGEKGHNCGECGKEFGQSSLLQTHQKVHTVEKPFKCEECGKSFGRRSALTVHCKVHTGEKPYHCEACGRAFSQASHLQDHQRVHTGEKPFRCDACGKSFSRNSHLQSHQRVHTGEKPYKCEECGKGFICSSNLYIHQRVHTGEKPYKCEECGKGFSRPSSLQAHQGVHTGEKSYICNVCGKGFTLSSNLQAHQRVHTGEKPYKCDECGKSFRRNSHYQVHLVVHTGEKPYKCEVCGKGFSQSSYLQIHLKAHSVEKPYKCEECGQGFNQSSRLQIHQLIHTGEKPYKCEECGKGFSRRADLKIHCRIHTGEKPYNCEECGKVFRQASNLLAHQRVHSGEKPFKCEECGKSFGRSSHLQAHQKVHTGEKPYKCEECGKGFKWSLNLDMHQRVHTGEKPYKCGECGKHFSQASSLQLHQSVHTGEKPYKCDVCGKVFSRSSQLQSHQRVHTGEKPYKCETCGKSFSWRSNLTIHHRIHAGDKSYKSSRSGKNIRESTQEKGCIK
- the ZNF226 gene encoding zinc finger protein 226 isoform X2 gives rise to the protein MSMFKEAVTFKDVAVAFTEEELGLLDSSQRKLYQDVMLENFRNLVSVGGNNQSELRTVQDRGPHEELSCWQIWQHIADDLSRCQNSMINSSQLHKQGDSPCQLGAGLALQISEDENCILNCKVDGSNSTENSDFVILRAQDSWKRTSLTESQTYRNRYQQISVKNHLCQCKQDVDIISWISQHLDRGIHRSDQSYSDDDHEKDSVKISTLDQESMTHSGQKPYRCNECEKTFSDLSTFDLHQRLHSKAKSHTCSECGKGFRYSSVLRIHQRAHVGEKGHNCGECGKEFGQSSLLQTHQKVHTVEKPFKCEECGKSFGRRSALTVHCKVHTGEKPYHCEACGRAFSQASHLQDHQRVHTGEKPFRCDACGKSFSRNSHLQSHQRVHTGEKPYKCEECGKGFICSSNLYIHQRVHTGEKPYKCEECGKGFSRPSSLQAHQGVHTGEKSYICNVCGKGFTLSSNLQAHQRVHTGEKPYKCDECGKSFRRNSHYQVHLVVHTGEKPYKCEVCGKGFSQSSYLQIHLKAHSVEKPYKCEECGQGFNQSSRLQIHQLIHTGEKPYKCEECGKGFSRRADLKIHCRIHTGEKPYNCEECGKVFRQASNLLAHQRVHSGEKPFKCEECGKSFGRSSHLQAHQKVHTGEKPYKCEECGKGFKWSLNLDMHQRVHTGEKPYKCGECGKHFSQASSLQLHQSVHTGEKPYKCDVCGKVFSRSSQLQSHQRVHTGEKPYKCETCGKSFSWRSNLTIHHRIHAGDKSYKSSRSGKNIRESTQEKGCIK